Within Paramormyrops kingsleyae isolate MSU_618 chromosome 24, PKINGS_0.4, whole genome shotgun sequence, the genomic segment GTGTGTTTGAACCGGAATCCCCCAGAAGTAGAGCAGCAGTACTCGCGGCCTTTGTGACTGGCATGCTCCCGGGCATTGTGGTTACTTTCTGCTCGCGTACCCTAGAGCAGGAAACACAGAGCGGGTGAGGTAAACACAAACCAGCCCAGTGGTCTCACCTGTGATAAGACTCAGTCCATGGCGAAACCTACAGCACACAGAACGAGCTAAGATCTAACCCCATTTAAATGTTGCTCTCTGTTTGCATATGTATTTACCGAGAGGATATAGCAGGTTTTACACTGTGGTTCTTATCTGTGGTGAACAAGCATGCTTCAGCAAACTGTACATAGTATATCCTTTGCCTTGGAATTTACAACAGAAATTGATGAGCACCAGAAACATCTGAGAAAATACCTTAATAGTCGTAGGTTTTTACGCCCTCTGGCTGTGTTCGCATCATGGGAAATTCGCACTCCGCGATGGTTCTTGATATTCCTGTCACTGTTGTCTGCCTACGACCCCTGGCAAACTGGTTGGCTCCATGGCCAATTTGGCACACAAATTGTTCTCCTGATAGTGTGATGTTCCTCTTTTAAAGGTTTTAATCTTTGAATGACTTGCATTTAAGGTGACATCTTAAGTGTTCTAATGGCCATATAGTTATTTTAATGCacatttgttgtttgtttttaattatttgatgGTTTATTGTTGTGATTTTATAGAATATTGCGTGGTTTTataattaataaagtatttttctgCCGGGATGAAGACAGGAAGGACACCTTTGTGCTTACAAGTCGACGTGATCCCGTTCTGATCGGTATGGAAGAAAGAAATTATGACATTAAATAAACGTGCAGTTTAAGCACCACAACATCTTTCTGCCATTGACCCTGCGTGGTTTCATTTAGGAACCATGGGAAAATGTTTAAGTGAGCCTGGGGTCGAATCCCCGGTGAAGGAAAACTCTTACTGCATAAACGGCGGTTATAAAACATTTCATGCTTGAATGTTCGAGCGGGCCGGACCGCAGAACTCAGCTGGAGGTAGCGCGACAGAACAGGTCTGCGGCTGGGCGACTTCTTGCCATGCTGCGGTGATTGATCACCGGTGGGGTCTCTACACGTAACCCAGTTAATAAAACCCAGGTGGCCCTCGTTGGGACGAGCTTCTTGTTACGAGGTGAGCTCGTTCGCTTCGGAGACCGGGATGGAGGACGTTCGGAAAGGGCAGAGGAAGCCGCCACCATGGGGATAACGGGGCAGCTCTGTGATGTTGCTCTGAGGGTTTCCAGTTTGTTTTCCTTTGTCTCAGTTTGCTGGACTTAAAGGGACCTTGACCCCATTTTTTGTTTATCACGAAAAAGACACCAAAACCCCTTTGTCTGAGAGAACTTTGCCGTCCATACATGTCTGAGATCATGTAAGTGTGTGTGAATTTACCGCCGGTTCTTGTAAAGAGTGGAAACATAGCACCTCAGTTGACCATATCAGGGTTGGGTTCTTGTAAGGTCATCAGTACCGTATTACCAGTGTGTGGGTTTTATGgtgatttattatttattttttaaaccgATTTCATTTCCATCACGTTTTTACGGTAAACTTTGCAATGTACATTGTATGCGTAAAGTAATTATGCAGGCACATAGGCGCAGTTAATTGAACTACGTTTTTCCTGAAGAGATTATAGATATGTATCAAACATATTTTAAGGTATGTggtatgcatttttaaataacgATGATTCACTTTGGTCGCCCTCAATGGAAAGACAGCTGCGCCGAAAACCGAAACCAGGCGAGACTCAGACGTCATTTGTGAAGCTGACACCTATAAACCATCCCGCTGTACTTGAATCCTCATGTACAAACTGAACCGCACGCTTACAATTTACAGCAGCCGAGGCGGCAACACGCTGGATCTCACGCAAATGCAATTGGCTTAGAAGTAGGACAAGAAGGCACCTCCCACCGTCGATTTCTATTGGACATTAGTGCGCCGCTGGGAGATTCTATTGGTGTATGCTATGACGTCAGTAAGCCAAGGTAAGGAGCTTGGCCAATGGTTGCGCGTCTAAGGAGCACGATCAGTACCAAAATCATATTAGGAGCGTTGGACGCCTGTCCGCACCAAAGTGGTGTTTACACTTTCGGAATAAATGCGGCTTTGACAGGTTATAAATCTACCAAGCAGCAGTTATTTGCCCAGCAATCGCACTGCATCTCCCCGAAAGTCTGACCGATATAAAGTGCACTAGAACAATTTTCAAGCATGGGAACGAATTTCGGGAGAAGCTAGATTAATTTTTATTGCAGATAATGCACAATACTACACCATCGGAAACAAGAGTTAATGCGCGTCCCACAGAATCCAACGGACATCGATAACACTGAGGTAATCCCGAATGGGCCgcaattataattattatccATTTTCAAATTATGCCTATTGTAACAATAAAAGTAGTttaaaacaggtgttttgtaaatAATGCGTACAATCTTAATTATACAGAAGTTCACAATTCAGGGTTGTTGCATCATTATTTGGTTGTTTAAAGAATTTAAGTCAGACGTAAAAGGTGATTATGAAATGAATTGTAACAATTTCCTGGAAACAATGTATTTGTTCGCCGCCTGTCTCGGGCGTTTTAAATACAATATTACAGGACGATGCCAATGAAAGAAGGTTTTTAAAGGGTTTATTGCGCGTGGTAACAGTCTTTGGATTTGTTCTTGTGCGCTACAACTATCGCCGTTAGGAGGACCAGTTGCTGTCGCAGTTGAGGCGACGCGGGCGGGGCCAGCCCAAATAATGACGGGGGGGGGAGCCGAAGACAACAAACCCGGCGGAATGTAGGCCAGCATGGTGACCCAATTCCTGCGCGCAAACACGGCGAGCAAATGTAGAACACGCCGTTCCCTGGCCGTCGTCGGGGCTCGGCGCGGCTCCAGCGCATTCTCCGCTTTCTCTCTGTGTCAGGGAtgtatgttgggggggggggggggggagtgcagtGTCCCCAGGAAAAAAAGTAAAGGGACGCGTTTGTGTTTTCCCCCCGCTTGCTTAATCATATTAAAACACTGcaagttttattttaatgatcCATGTTCTTGATAAGGGGGCAATCCCAGGAACTCCAGCAGTGACTGTGACGCAGGACTGATGGTCTTGTACAGCAATACAAGACATATACATGATTTCTTGCACATTTTAGTAATGATCAGCAAAGCCCTTTCACACCCGGCTTAGGATTTATTTGTCTTGCTGATTATTTAACAACTCAGCAGAGTAGCTTGGCGATTATGGGTGTGTCCGAACGGCTGCTTCATGGGCTGTGTAAATTTGCGTCTGCTTGCGTGCGAAACTTTAGAGTGCGCAGGAGGGGCGGGGAGACGTAGGCGTGTGTTTCAGCCGGGCCTCCTTTGCTCGCGCTGGTTAGCATGTCGCGAGCCGACGGACAGCGCAGCGTGATGGATATTTTGTTTTGGGCCCCTGGCTCTGACCTACTTTCTAGCTTCCTTCATACCTGCAGAGCTATTTATATCGACTTCAGCAGGCCCCAGGAGCAGACAGCCCCTCTGACGGGTCTCCGTTTCCACCCCCCCCATTGCAGAAACCACCAGTGTGGGCGGAGCCAGCCTGGCCGCGACGGCACAATCCGCTATCCGTAGTTACAGGACGTCGGGGTCTGGCGGGGGCTTATCCCCGGGGAGGCGGATAATTCAGTCTCTCAGCGTGCGTTGCCTCGGAGAGCCCAGCCAAATGAGGTGTTAAGATGGGGCCATCCTGTCCTTCTGCTGTCATGGTTGGAGTTTGTGCCTCACAGTGAAGGGAATATTTATCCCAGTATAAACCGGCATTCGGCGGGGAGAGTGACCACGCCGTTCGGTTACACGGAATACCTGGAGTTTCTGTCTTTGGTATAATTCGCAGCCCTGCAGGGCCACTGAATTGGTAGCTGCCTCTCCCTTATTATTGATGCAGAAACTGTGTCATTTGGCAGTGGAACTAAAGGCTCGTCCTCGATTTCAGGGCTTTTCTCTCATTTCATTTCCTCTCATCGGGCTCCCCCGTTCAGAGAAACGTCTGAGATTTGTGATCGAATTAGATTTACCGACCCGTGGCCTCACAGACAGGATGGGTTCTGAGGGTTCTGGTTTGTCTCTGTGCATGTGTAGGAACCAGGAGGTCAGAGGACCATGGAGAGGTGGAGGTTTGCCACAGAAGAGGCCGGAAGACCTGGGTGTGAGACCGGGCCCGACTCGGACGCCAGGCCTGTCGAGCAGGCCGGTGTGACAGAGACGGATCGGCCCATCAAAGTGAAAAGGGAAGAGCTCACTAGTGCTCCCTGCAAGGTGCCCCGGTTTCGGTATGTGGATTTCCCCTCCCTGCACCAGTGCATCCGGCAGCTTGCCGTCCCCCCCCTGGACAGCTGGCTGGCACGGTGCCCCCCGCCACGGAGGCCCACCGGCGCCGCCCCTGTGGCCGCCAAGGATGGTGTACCCAACTTCAAGTACGTGGACTACCCCTCACTTCACCACTGCATCCAGCAGCTCTCTGTGCCACCCCTGAAGACTTGGAGCTCTGAGCTGGCCCAGCCCCAGGGACACGATGGCCGTACCAGAGCAGGTTCTGGTGCGGTGAAGCGAGACTGGGATGGGCAGGCCAAATCCAACACACGGACCAGCTGCCCCGTCCGAGAACCGGGGGTCTCTGAAGTTTCACCTCCCCACCAGCGTCAGGTTGACCCACCCAAAGCCCGGCCACTGTCGGGCTCAGATAGGCGGTGCACCCAGAAGGAGGGGGCGGAGCTTCCCGCCGGATCTTTAGATCTCAAACCGAGACCTCCTTGCTTGGGTTCTAGCAGAACCGTGGCTGAAGAGAACCAGGAATCGGGGGCTGACAGCCGCTGTTTAGGTCCAGGGTCCAGCAGAATGCAGGGTGCGGCACAGTCAGAGAGGGGCCCCCACCCAGATGAGCTGGCGTGGGCGACGGTCCCTGAGTGCGTCTGTCCATTTTGCCAGAAGATGTTCGCTGATCCAGAGGAGCTGAAGGTCCATCAGAGGCAACACCGAGACAAGGTGTGCTGGCATCATCCATGAACGTATTTCGGTGCATCTTCGCCGCACGCTCCAGCTCCTTTTCAGGAATGGGATTTCCCATAGCTTCAGAATGGAGGCACTGATACTGGTGTCTCAGTTTGGAAGGTGCCGGTTTGGCTTGTGTTTCTGAAGGGAGCCGTGATCGTTCGGGGCAGAGAATCAGAAATAGCCGATTGAGGGGGAACGTGTCGTACCGTAGTCTGTCAGCCGTAAGCGCCAACATCTCAGTCATGACAGCGTCCCGCGGCCGGCAGTCGGGGGGTCACCAGTAGGCCCCCAGTTGAGCCAGTAGCAGGTGAGGTCCATCTTTAAGTGCCAGGTGGATGTAACAAGCTGTGTCTCCCATGGTGGACCTTGCGAATCAACCGGACGGACGAGGGTTACGAATTTGAATGGAGATATTCTGGGCAGGAAGCCACAGGGCGAACAGATCGAGGAGAAATGCCATTATAGCCACAATAACGAAATACCGATGATTATGTACACAGGGCACATATGGAGGCACCTGCAGGAGGAAGGATTTGTATTTGTCATTGTGCAAGTGACATCACACAAGTACGAAATTTAGCGGCTGCCTCTGTAGCAAGGAgtaacatacatacacatatatgtacatacatagcCTATTAGTAATTGGCTACTATTCAAAACAGGACATAGGAATATATATgtgggaatatatatatatatatatatatatatatatatatatatatatatatatatagaatattttctgagaaatatttcaataaatgaACTGTACAtgtagcatatatatatatatagatataaaatattaaatgtatagtaatttttttatagtttattgGTGCTTAAGGTTAATTAGTGGACAATCATTGTTTTTGATGTCATTCCTTCTCAGAAACTGCACTGATGGCCCAGACACCagagatacccccccccccaccccgcttcCCCCCAGCCTCACCTGTCGAGGCCTGTGATTGGCCCACGGTTTGCTTGTGCCAGCGAGGAGTCGTCCCTGAGGCGGGCGATTGGCCGGCGAACTGCAGGAGTCACGCTGTGGAtgggagtgggtgggggggcatgctgTATTACATCGATAGATACGGCAGACGAACTGCATTAATCACAGAGGGGGAAATCCTATGACTTCACATCGAACAGAGTTGCAGTGAGGATGCAGAAATGGAGCAAGCAGCCTTTGACTTGGGAGCAGGAGATGAAGAGACTGGGGAGCATATTAATGCCTGGAGATGGTCCTGGTCTCACAGCGTGGTCCTCAGTGCACCTTCCTGGCGAGACACAACCCAACGAGATGGACGGAGCCTCACTGGCATACAGTGGTCACGCACAACCCAGCGAGATGGACGGAGCCTCACTGGCATACAGTGGTCACGCACAACCCAGCGAGATGGACGGAGCCTCACTGGCATGCCTCTGCTGCAGACCGGCCTTTTCGTCTCTGGCATCTCCTGCCCATTTTGGTAGAGTCCAGGTCATCAGTAGATGTGGGAAATTTCCTCCATCTCTGAGCACAATATCTAGCTTTAGGTGCCTCTATAACCCCAACTTCTGTTACACTAGAAAGACACTTAATTTAgggaaaatttatatatataataggcTATAGGTTTTGCTATCTAATCTTTTTatgctttatatattttttataacgGTAACTCAGTGATTTTTTGCTGTTAGGTCTAGACTAACTTTAAAATccttgtagatttttttttttgttttgttttgtgtttaaagCGTTTTCTGTAAGTGTGCATTAAAGGACTGCTTTCACGTGCCACAGCTCCACACGCGTGACCTTGGAAAGGTGTCCTGGAAGCCGCAGAGGGTAACCTCAGCATCAGTCAGAGGATTCCTGTGGACTTCACACAGCAACACACAGGGACATGACAAAACGTGGAGTTTTCAGTCTGTAAAAACATTAACGTTAAAGGAAATGTAAGGAAAGTTAAGATATTACAAGTCATATaagcagaataaaatatagacCTTAGCAGATGCAAGAGACTTTTACACTCTGGTTTCCGTGGCCTTATGTCTGTCAATTAAATTGATGTAATTCGCTATATTACCGCGGTAGAAACGTTGCCTCGTTCG encodes:
- the LOC111860782 gene encoding uncharacterized protein isoform X2, whose protein sequence is MRVPQNPTDIDNTEEPGGQRTMERWRFATEEAGRPGCETGPDSDARPVEQAGVTETDRPIKVKREELTSAPCKVPRFRYVDFPSLHQCIRQLAVPPLDSWLARCPPPRRPTGAAPVAAKDGVPNFKYVDYPSLHHCIQQLSVPPLKTWSSELAQPQGHDGRTRAGSGAVKRDWDGQAKSNTRTSCPVREPGVSEVSPPHQRQVDPPKARPLSGSDRRCTQKEGAELPAGSLDLKPRPPCLGSSRTVAEENQESGADSRCLGPGSSRMQGAAQSERGPHPDELAWATVPECVCPFCQKMFADPEELKVHQRQHRDKKLH
- the LOC111860782 gene encoding uncharacterized protein isoform X1; this translates as MRVPQNPTDIDNTEEPGGQRTMERWRFATEEAGRPGCETGPDSDARPVEQAGVTETDRPIKVKREELTSAPCKVPRFRYVDFPSLHQCIRQLAVPPLDSWLARCPPPRRPTGAAPVAAKDGVPNFKYVDYPSLHHCIQQLSVPPLKTWSSELAQPQGHDGRTRAGSGAVKRDWDGQAKSNTRTSCPVREPGVSEVSPPHQRQVDPPKARPLSGSDRRCTQKEGAELPAGSLDLKPRPPCLGSSRTVAEENQESGADSRCLGPGSSRMQGAAQSERGPHPDELAWATVPECVCPFCQKMFADPEELKVHQRQHRDKVCWHHP
- the LOC111860782 gene encoding uncharacterized protein isoform X3, translated to MERWRFATEEAGRPGCETGPDSDARPVEQAGVTETDRPIKVKREELTSAPCKVPRFRYVDFPSLHQCIRQLAVPPLDSWLARCPPPRRPTGAAPVAAKDGVPNFKYVDYPSLHHCIQQLSVPPLKTWSSELAQPQGHDGRTRAGSGAVKRDWDGQAKSNTRTSCPVREPGVSEVSPPHQRQVDPPKARPLSGSDRRCTQKEGAELPAGSLDLKPRPPCLGSSRTVAEENQESGADSRCLGPGSSRMQGAAQSERGPHPDELAWATVPECVCPFCQKMFADPEELKVHQRQHRDKVCWHHP